A region of Methanobacterium sp. DNA encodes the following proteins:
- a CDS encoding 50S ribosomal protein L11 methyltransferase, whose product SKSEILKAVKHEVFGQSKSEILKAVKHEVFGQSKSEILKAVKHEVFGQSKSEILKAVKHEVFGQSKSEILKAVKHEVFGQSKSEILKAGGIVYDIGAGCGILSILASFYFNTVYSVEIDPNIANIAEFNFKPFDNIHLINKDAKELIFQDKADLIICEMLDTALIDEEQVPVINSILKFLKKDGEVIPCRILNGAEIISMDRDYICYEDPESNQKPYYEVMSNFIIYSEINFKNRIEENLEANIEFKILKNGILSGIKITTFTVLTENIICGPTPMLNPPLLVPIEKISVYIGNRINVKLSYRMGGGLNSIKATAEKIS is encoded by the coding sequence TCAAAATCGGAGATTTTGAAGGCCGTCAAACACGAAGTGTTTGGGCAGTCAAAATCGGAGATTTTGAAGGCCGTCAAACACGAAGTGTTTGGGCAGTCAAAATCGGAGATTTTGAAGGCCGTCAAACACGAAGTGTTTGGGCAGTCAAAATCGGAGATTTTGAAGGCCGTCAAACACGAAGTGTTTGGGCAGTCAAAATCGGAGATTTTGAAGGCCGTCAAACACGAAGTGTTTGGGCAGTCAAAATCGGAGATTTTGAAGGCCGGAGGAATTGTTTATGATATTGGTGCAGGCTGTGGAATTTTATCTATTTTAGCTTCTTTTTATTTTAACACAGTGTATTCTGTTGAAATTGATCCTAATATTGCTAATATTGCTGAATTTAATTTTAAGCCGTTTGATAATATCCATCTAATTAATAAAGATGCAAAGGAACTTATTTTTCAGGATAAGGCTGATTTGATTATTTGTGAGATGTTAGATACTGCCCTAATTGATGAGGAACAGGTTCCAGTGATTAATTCTATTTTAAAATTCCTTAAAAAAGACGGAGAAGTTATTCCATGCAGAATTCTAAATGGTGCCGAAATTATCAGTATGGATAGGGATTACATCTGTTATGAAGACCCTGAATCAAATCAAAAACCCTATTATGAAGTAATGAGCAATTTCATAATCTACAGTGAAATTAATTTTAAAAATAGAATCGAAGAAAATTTAGAGGCGAATATTGAGTTTAAAATCTTAAAAAACGGGATTTTATCAGGAATTAAAATCACCACATTTACTGTTCTTACAGAAAATATAATTTGCGGACCTACACCAATGTTAAATCCTCCGTTACTTGTCCCTATAGAAAAAATCAGTGTATATATAGGAAATCGCATAAATGTTAAACTCAGTTACCGGATGGGTGGTGGATTAAATAGCATTAAAGCAACAGCTGAAAAAATTTCTTAA